The following nucleotide sequence is from Gadus macrocephalus chromosome 18, ASM3116895v1.
CAACCTGCCCTAAATAGCCTTATCATATTTCTAAGAAGCTCCATGAGCAGAGCCGGCCTAAACAGTACTGGTACATCGTGGAGCTGCATTAGAAAGATAGAGACAGCTTTGAGCCAGGAAGGATTTCAAGACAGATGCAACTTGAGCTGGTTTATAATTTGTAGACAATCAATACATATATAAACCTATACATTGGCTTATCGTCAAAGTGTATTGCTCGTCGTCCCTTTTCATTGTTAAAATAGAAAAATTGCACTTGTTTCAAAACATAATGTTGAGCTAGGCTCGTCTTGAGCTCGTTTTCGTCCAGGGCCCTCAACTTGGCAACCCGCATGAGCTCGGACCCCAGTAACCATTTTAAAACGCTTGTCCTCATGTTAATACTGCTCCTTTAATCACTCTTTTTCTTTCACTCATGTTGTCTCTATGCATGCATATAGAATTTCCTCAAAAGCCTATTTTTCTAAAAGACTTATGGACCACTTTTCTAATTCAATGGCCCTGAAACCAGTCCTATTAGTCAAGATAAACCAGTAGACATGTGGTCAGAGACCGGCCAAAGGGGGCGCTACAGTCACTGATTGAACACCACCACAGTAATATGAATATATGAACCACAGTTTGACTTATTGTCATGACGTTGGTGTCAGATGATGCAGCTTTTTGTGGCATATCTACAAATATGCAGTAAGACACAAGTGCTTTCATCAATCACACCTTTTCAACCTTTTCCTAAAGCGAGTCTTCAAATTCCATCAAACTTGCTCTTAAGACTCTTTGGACTGCTATTAGTCTCAATAAATTCCAAATAAAGAATTCCAAATGCCACAGCTTGAAACACAttggccacgcccactgcatGCAAACAAGCAGGCCAATGTACACGTCACCTACATTTTTGGAATCAGCATGAAATATTATGTTATAAACTGCTTTGGTCAGAAGAAGGATACATCTCATGACTACCAAAGGCCAATGAGTGCACCACAGGACTGGCAAAAGGCAGGACATTGGAAGGATCAACATGTCATTCATTTAACAGAGGGAAaagagggaggggcagagaaACGTTGGACCGCCCCATGGTTTCAATTCTCCACCATTCACATCCCATTTCTCTGGTGACACAAAAAGCACCAACACAACACTTTCAAGCGTTCACTTCTATAATGAAAATTGTATAATGTCTAAATGTATTCAGTCCCGTTGCTCGGAGAGAATTCTTCCTTCTTGTATCTCAGctgcctctctccttctgtatATTGATGGTTTTCTTAAGCCAGTTACTCTGATGGGCAGTAGGGCTCTGCTGGGTGATTCCCTGTGGACCCCAGCCGGCACAGGTTGGGCTTCCTCTGCTAACACTTCTTGGGATTCAGGGCCTTGGGCCTCTAATAATAGTTAAATCTCCTAACCATTATGCCTCCTTTACTTAACCTTTGGTGAAAACGTCATCgcgtcaaggagagatgaaaacgTGCTTCctttgaacataggaaaagacagcactgttttCTTTTGTTGGAGTCCCATTTTCCGAAGCTTGGACTACAACAAGCGCTCTTTCGATCCGTGCCTTCTTTTCAATCAGGTTATTGCCAACAGGGAGAATCACTTAGGTCTGACTTGGCCAACGGGAATATTTTAGGCCAGTTGAATCCtaattcacatgtgaaaaaaaagaggctgaatttatgttgatgttgaaattgtGTGCTTACTAACCAGCAATATATTGATTCATTTCGATTCAAATAATATGTTTCTTGAAATGGTATCCATTAATATaaattttattttcttctcttctcttcttctgctttaccgCGTCTCTCATGCGTCTTCGCGTAGAGTTGGTAAACTTCGTTGGTGGACTGTTTCTTTAAATATTGCCGCCataaaggattatgggataccaatatctcctttcctttcgtaaAGGTTGGTCAGGAGTAACCTATGCCAAAGGAGGGTTAAAGGATGCATCGAGACACCTTTCCTATAAGCATTTTTAGAATTCGTACTACCTTTCTTCCAGGTACTTCCGGGTCATCTTGTTAGAAAAGGAAATTTCCTATGCAAAAAAGAGAATCTGTAGAGGCCCCTTGTGTTTTACTTTAAACTGTAATGACCCTGGGGTTGTGATGATCCAACAGCTATCAGCCTACTGTTACTACGCTTTCCCTATTGATGCTACATGCTGGACACCGCTTATtgctgtatattatattattattaaaaaaaaatggatacaGTTATTagttgagtgctgcatgcagcgctcaactattgttgttCTTAGgttttattaggtgagtgctgcatgcagcactcaactattgttcttcataaattgtattctttctttctttctttctttctttctttctttctttctttctttctttctttctttctttctttctttctttctttctttctttctttctttctttctttctttctttctttctttcttattattctctacaaactttgggacctatctccttcctaaatTTTTCACCTATAGAGATTTTAAAATTTTGAGAATAGCTTTGAATCACGCACTTCTTTTAagatttttaaaatattttatactttttaagatattctacttttaaaatacacatttttttAACATGGAAGTCAACGGCGGAGCCGTCCTCCCATTACTTCAACTGTTTACGACCTAACTAAATCATTTTCAACCGcttaccttcgttcaaaccatttaacaaatctgcacacttgtatcttcaatgataaattgaaaattgaaaaagaaatttcgatatcatttaagctttcatcagaatcacagttttagtttcataccggcttcgttttcagttggtctcattgatttaagttgacgctggagcgtgagaACCAGAGCGATagatataacagagtggcgacacttccattggacttcGTTGTAGCGTTTTTTgccgcctacttccggggtatggagcctcgcaTGGTTCCAAAACATCCATTTAcggcaggggttctcaaagttttgacagctgagggccaatttaggaacccaaaatttgactgaggccaaaggaaaaaaaaattggcgggaaacgccgtcagcatcccagtggtgaaaaagaacattgcaccgtggacctatGGGAGTGAGGttaagtgaggtctaaatcacaaaaccgaggttcatcctttcaaagtaatgtacagttggattaaaaataacaaatgtaacaggatttaattgaaagctagagagagtcgacttttctcttgatatttatttatttttgtttaaattaatattgatataataataataattgtaaaaaaattacatctgtatgtcattgcgggcccccaggaatgtttctgcgggccgcactttgagaaccaatgattTACTGCGTAGGagatcattcatttccattgctggccatTGAGTAATTTCTGAGGTAAGTgcattaaatagctacctcttttgaattgtcaactgtctatattttatcagaggccctttatgatgcatatactgatatttatttgtaaatgcacagcgtaattatgcatatttttttctttgtagaAGAcagattgcctgctagtttgttagctcgacttcgccatctgtgaaggtatcaATCAATTTAccgggggtaaattgattaaattgctacctcttttgaattgtcaactctCTATATTATATCAGAGTGCCTTTATGATGCATAGACTGATCTTTATTTGAAtgtgcacagcgtaattatatatattttttatcttggtagacgaccgattttCAGTCATTGCCTGCTAGTTCGTCAGCTCGATTTCACCAGCTGTGAAGGTATCACTGCACCAGAAGTTAAGTAGTGAATCTCTgacaacttttatttagttagttattgatGTAGGATTACTAGGATCAATAAGGTTGATTAACGACGGGTTTAATCTGCTGAACCTGACGGTGTGAGCTACGGTGTTGGAGTACTATATGTGTCTGATGCTATAGCTAGAAGAAATAAGGTTGCTTTTGTTTAATTAAACCCTTGAAAAGGCTGTTGGATTACGTATATGAACAGAAATTATTCCACACAAAAAATATAAGCCATAATGACGAGCTTTCAAATGTTATTACACAGACAGTAgtgtcattcttttttttcataatgtaaGCTTCTGTCCACCCCTTCCCAAACTTGGCAGCAATTTGGCCATGTGTGGGGAAACTCATTGACCAACAGGCTATCAAGGTCTTGTCTGATTATTTTCACTCTCCTGCAGGTGGtggctgctggtgctggtggcggcggctgctgctgctgctgatggtgtatgcggctgatggtgTATGCGGTTGTCACGCTCCgataaggagacagacaggaagtgaacCCAGAAGCACGACTCAAGACAGGGGATGCGAAAGTTCAAGTTTACTTCATTTAAGTAGGCAAGGGGTCGTAACGGGAAGGCAGACAGATAGGCAGGGAGCCGGGGGCGGACGAGTCGACCGTCCGGTTGGGGACCGAAGGTCGACAGGAGATCAGACAGGCGATGGTTCGGCaacgggcaggcaggcagaggtTCGACGACAGGTGGGAGGTCGGACAAGCGACGGGTCGgtaacaggcaggcagacaggatCTCGGCGACAGGCGGATGGTCGGGCGGGCAAGGATTCGGTAACCGTAAGCAGACAGGATCGACAGGGACTAGGCATCAGGCAAGGAGGTCAGACAAGCGAGAGAACGgcaacaggcaggcaggcagatatGAGATACACGGAGATAGAGAATGCGGGAAAGCTCAGTCAAGACTAGAGACGATCTGGCAGAGACTGGTTGGGGGCAGAGGGTTAATATAGAGGGAACACAGGTGAGGATGGTTGGGTTGATTAGGGAATTGCAGGGTGAATGGGAAACTCAGGAACGGATCATGACAgtggctgatggtggatgctgctgatggtggatgctgatggcggtggctGCTGCTACTGGtggcttgagctggctggtgccggcaaacactgctgctgccggcaaacactgctgctgcaggtcgctgctgcttgaggcgatggctgcatgagctggctggtggtggcgaAGGATGGTGGTGTCGACTTCTGCTGCTAGTGGTGGCGGCTTGTGCTGGCGATGGCTGTTGGTGGCAGCGGCAACTGCTGCGATTGTTGTCCTTCCTTCCGACCTGATGCACTCTACTATccttaacctcagcctgatgtATGTGGGGTATcttctttgtttattaataacttataatattcctccctgttccttcactttgttcttgttttacaagttagatatacacacacacctgtttacacatttgttgttcttgttccacACAAGactaacattgttttatttattgatacctCCCGGCTCTACTTTGCTGTTCTTGGTCACTCTTACTGTATGTTTGCTTCAGTGTTCTTAGTCCTTGTTCCCACTTGTTTTTAGTTCCACAAACCTCAGCCAGATATATGTGGAGAGGATTTTTTTCTAAACAATCAGCATCTCAAACACTCGGCCCAGCTTTACATGGTGCATCCTCCTTTGCAGCGGCAGATGTTAGGCAGAGGGTTTTATTACCAGTGGTCCATTTTACTTTTATTGCTTTTTTAATTTTCTCCTTTCCTCACCGTATTCCTCTCTTGTTAACACACTTATATATACAATAATtatccctgttccttcactttgttcttgtttttcaagttggatacacacacacacacacacgcacatacactatTGTTGTCTCacccattgtttaataaaaaatatactaTTTAATACATCCAACAttgagttgttattctttaatatatgtgatacttttaatggcttagtcttaaaagtatcattgttgtgtggtcagctcctgcctcatcagaagaagttgcctggaaactaaatgctaaatggactgtTCTCTGCTTTCTCAATCGCTCTCTGACCACGGGTAAGTGAATCGGAATTACAAGCAAAATCAAGAAATTCCAATACTCCAGTTGCGCAAAAATTAACATCTTGAATCTTCTTTGATCTCAGAACAGATGTAGTaaggttaaaggcacccagtgcaactttatgtaaacattcaatgaaaaataaacattcaatttctagtcttttttacacgtagtaagtttcaataattccataccattacatatcgacattcaaggagcaaagatgagacgtcgttgtgtggtgagaactgatagaaaatcgtaaacaacaacaatcgccggtggggagaagccatttttccattgactggaagcctgctttatttattgtaggttacaaaaaataaagaaaatggcggcattgttgttgttatcgattttgtatcagttctcaccacacaacgacgtctcatctttgctgcttaaatgtcggtatgtaatggtatggagttattgaaacttactacgtgtaaaaaagactagaaattgaatgtttatttttaagcctcgaaagttgcactgggtgcctttaagccaCTAAAGTCAGTAGCCTAGTGCTACACATGCTTACaggaacgtgaagctttccctcaaacttaaaaacgtaagtaccactccaaatgtaaaactgacatttacaaatatgcaacaataGTCAGAAaagtacattttttatttattttttatttatatttaccattcaacaTTGCAATCGCTGCTGTCTGTCCCATTGAAGAACACGGCAGCGCGGCGTGTTTTGGAACTATACCGGCTTACctgaaccacgtgaccaccctgccgGTTGGtctacttttggaggacgttaCTTCAGGCGTTGACGCCAGATTGGGCGttttttcccgctctattgggCCTCTTTTACACACCAGCTCGCTCTTCTcttaaagacagacacacacgcacgcacacacgcacacacacgcacacacacacgcacgcacgcacgcgcacacacacacacacacacacacacacacacacacacacacacacacacacacacacacacacacacacacagacacagacactcacactcacactcacacacacacacacacacacacacacacacacacacacacacacacacacacacacacacacacataccagcgGTGCAGGGCAATTAATTTGATCTTTctgattcttcagttcaattaattttacaattctgcatttttagcaaagtttatgcgcttttcattcagctgtcactttatttgtttccaatcatttacattttcttaaatggtgtgcatgtttacattgtttactccatttagacttttgaacttttgttcaaatcccttcacttgatatAAGAGGttgaaatattttcaacctcactttgtactacagcactcatcGCATTTTCtccaggaaatgcattttctagtttattattattgcatatttctgtgatattatttttatttcaaccaACGTCCTATTATCGATGATGTGGTAAATGGGAATCTTTCAAATACATAGTAATGTAATTTAACCAAAAACGAGTATGACGGATAAATAAACACATCTATAGTTGATCCCGGGAGGAACATTATTATACATATTAATGTCTGGCGTGACTTTTGTTATTGCTTTGTAGACCAATTTATTTATTGCTATGCTGACATATTCTTTATTGATATATAGACCTGTTCATCGATTTATATGAAGACCTATTTATTGATTGATATGTAgacctatttatttattgctatTTAGAcctgtttatttattgttatttaaacCTGTATATTTATTGATATTGGAACCTATTTATTTACTAACATGAATACCTATTTATTTCTAAGTAGACCTATTTATTAACTTTTACgtgtatctatttatttattgatatgtCTATTTATCCGACCTAAACGGATGCCTCGTGAGCATTTAACACGTGACGTAGCACCAAACCTGTGCTGCTTTTAATTAACTCCGGCCGTATTgttccgttgatatgtttccgCCCCTCAAAGACAGAGTGTGGTTGGTTTACTAAGGTTCCGCCCTCATCTTGTACCGGACGCAGCTCGCCATGTACCGCTCTCTGCGAAGCGTTCAGCGGTTCAGCTGCAGCACCGTGTCCCTGCATAGACCCCTCACCAGGATAAGGACCAGGTCTGTCGTTGGAGCGGCCGTCACCCCCTGCAGAATGGTAGGTTTTAATACTTTATATATTCAGTTAGCCCCAATGACCTTAATAGCAATAGCTTAGCCGTATGGAACGAGTTACTGGTCACACTATAACTATATaacccgctgtgtgtgtgtgtgtgtggtcagacgCGTTTCTGAGTGACTCCTATTCCCCTAGTGGTTTCGTCGCCATATGTACCCAAATTAGCTATTGTAGTCGGATGATATCACTGCTGGGGTCTGTCATCAGTTAGCATCTCCGTGCCTAGACCAGAGGTCAAAGTCAGGTTTATGAAAACCTCTTCTTCAGCTGAGCTACACCGAGCTTACTGTTAGTTCCGTTCTGGTTCGGTCCATCCGTGGTTCGGATTGTTTGATACATGCCGTCAAGAACCTGGAGACACACTACTTTATCAATATGCATGGTTGGCGGCCAGGCAGGGCAAGGGTGGGTTTGGGAAGTGTCAACGCCCTTTAGACCTCAAAAACACTTTAGACCTCAAGTCCCCTTTAGACCTCAAGCCCCCCTTTAGACCTCAAGCCCCCCTTTAGACCTCAAGCCCCCCTTTAGACCTCAAGCCCCCTTTAGACCTCAAACACACTTTAGTCCTCAAACACACTTTAGACCTCAAGCCCCTTTAGACCTCAAACATACTTTAGACCTCAAGCCCCCTTTAGACCTCAAACACACTTTAGACCTCAAACACACTTTAGACCTCAAACACACTTTAGACCTCAAACACACTTTAGACCTCAAACACACTTTAGAACTCAATCACACTTTAGACCTCAAATACACTTTAGACCTCAAGCCCCCTTTAGACCTCAAACACACTTTAGACCTCAAACACACTTTTGACCTCAAATAACTATATAATGTTGCGCATGTGATGCATGCACATTGTACAGCTCATGACCAATGCACTTTTTGCTGTCTACTTCTTCCCGTCCTTTATGTGTTGGTACGTACAGGCCAGTTCAGAGTATAGGATTGAGGCGGACACCTTTGGGGAGCTGAAAGTCCCGGTGGATAAGTACTATGGCGCCCAGACGGTCCGATCCACCATGAACTTCAAGATAGGGGGTCCATCTGAGAGGATGCCCGTAAGTTTGGAGACTAATGATTGTTACTCTACACTGTTTTGATAATATATCCACAATATCTGTATGTTTCAACCCTGATCTTTTCAAAAATTAAGATACAGACCAAATGTTGTGTAGACAAATATGAACCCACTGCCTACACAAATATAAGTGGAAATATTTGTgtcttctttctttgttttatttacttttccaAAGACAATGTCCACAGGAAAAACGACTTGTTGGGGGAAGGGACAGCTTTAATATTGGGGCTTCAAAATATGTTTTTCCCCCATGATTTATTGTTTGTGCACTACCTGCTGTACCTCTCAGATCCAGGTCATCCAGGCCTTTGGGGTCCTGAAGAGAGCCGCAGCAGAGGTGAACAAGGACTATGGCCTGGACCCCAAGATTGCTGATGCCATCATCCTGGCTGCAGATGAGGTAGAGCAGCTTCacagaccaatcacagacataaataaataaggaaGTCAAACCGCCATGGGCACGAACGTGCACAACCTGGTATATTTATCTGGAGGAATATAGTGAGCACCACCCCCTGAGCTCTGTCTGCGGTCCCCAGGTAGCATCAGGTAAACTGGACGAGCATTTCCCCCTGGTGGTGTGGCAGACGGGCTCGGGCACTCAGAGCAACATGAACGTCAACGAGGTGATCAGCAACAGAGCCATCGAGATCCTCGGAGGGAAGCTGGGAAGCAAAGACCCCGTCCACCCCAATGACCACGTGAACAAGAGCCAGGTAACACtcttcaaacacacactgagctcTCACCCCCTGCAGCGACAGTTGACTGTATGAATCAAGAGGCCCTCGTGTATCATTCCTATTTGTTGAACTGCATGAGATCAGCTAGTTGTAGATCCACTGTTGTCGTCTCTGGACCTTTTTGTATTTGTGAACTGTACTTCTTATTGTTTAACTTGGAGGTCCTCCTGGCCATAGATGTAGGAGACCAATATGGGATCTTCGCACAGATGAACGCCCCAAAGCTTCTACATAATAGATATCCTAATAAAGATCAAGATGTCAATGTAGCTATGATTATAGATTATAAAAATGTTGTAACTATTGCTTTGTCTTCTTGTTCTTTGCTACAACTTGGATCATAGTTTCGAGACGATGCCTGGTCATATGTTATACATTGTAGCAGTTAATTTTACATATGTGAAGAAGAAGAGCCCTAATGTTTTCTTGACTATTTCCCCGGTTCCACACACGGTGAACCCATCGGTTGTGTGCCTGTTCCAGAGCTCCAACGACACCTTCCCGACGGCCATGCACATCGCTGCGGCCACCGAGGTCCACACGGTGCTGCTGCCGGGCCTGCAGGCGCTCCACGACGCACTGGCCGCCAAGGCCGACGAGTTCAAAGACATCATCAAGAtcggacgcacgcacacgcaggacGCCGTGCCCCTCTCCCTCGGACAGGTAGCGCCCCCCCGAGAGCCCAGCGGCCCCCCGAGAGCCCAGCGGCCCCCCGAGAGCCCAGCGGCCCCTTTGGCTTCTCCAGGATACTGTTGTGGTTTGAGCAGGCAGCCCAGCATCTCCATGACAAGCGGGCTTCCCGCTTGAAGGGGGTCTTTAACTGCTGGCGCGCTTGTCTtgacacgaccacacacacacacacacacacctttcactCATGAACCCCGGAGGATCTCTGGAGATAAGTAGATATCAGAGACGAGTTCACACATCCTGGAGCTGCTCCCTCTACTTCAGGCGAGgcgaggggcggggcctgggtgGAGAGTTTAACTGTTTGGCAAGCAAATATAGTTTCAACTAAAATCATGGTGAAAGTCTTCTATCTCAACCTTTTTAGTAGCCTTTTGTAGGAGCGAATGAACAAATGACCAGGAACTTGAGagacaacatgtgtgtgtgtgtgtgtgtgtgtgtgtgtgtgtgtgtgtgtgtgtgtgtgtgtgtgtgtgtgtgtgtgtgtgtgtgtgtgtgtgtgtgtgtgtgtgtgtgtgtgtgtgtgtgtgtgtgcaggagttcAGCGGCTACGTGCAGCAGGTGAAGTACAGCATGGCCCGGATCAGGGCGGCCATGCCCCGGGTGTACGAGCTGGCGGCGGGCGGCACAGCAGTCGGCACGGGGCTCAACACACGCATCGGCTTCGCCGAGAAGGTGGCCGACACTGTGGCCTCCCTCACAGGCAAGCCACGCTCCCAGGGGGCAGGACCCTCTGGTCTAGACAGAAATGTTCCCCGTCCAGACCCTTCCTATGTCCTGGCAATGAGAGGGTAGCGGTACTAGTCTGACCCTAGTCCCCCCAGGGTGACAGCAGGTGTGTGACAGAGTGAGTC
It contains:
- the fh gene encoding fumarate hydratase, mitochondrial; this encodes MYRSLRSVQRFSCSTVSLHRPLTRIRTRSVVGAAVTPCRMASSEYRIEADTFGELKVPVDKYYGAQTVRSTMNFKIGGPSERMPIQVIQAFGVLKRAAAEVNKDYGLDPKIADAIILAADEVASGKLDEHFPLVVWQTGSGTQSNMNVNEVISNRAIEILGGKLGSKDPVHPNDHVNKSQSSNDTFPTAMHIAAATEVHTVLLPGLQALHDALAAKADEFKDIIKIGRTHTQDAVPLSLGQEFSGYVQQVKYSMARIRAAMPRVYELAAGGTAVGTGLNTRIGFAEKVADTVASLTGLPFITAPNKFEALAAHDALVELSGALNTVAVSMMKIANDVRFLGSGPRSGLGELILPENEPGSSIMPGKVNPTQCEAMTMVAAQVMGNHVAVTIGGSNGHFELNVFKPMMIKNVLNSAQLLGHASVSFTTNCVVGIQANTVRINQLMNDSLMLVTALNPHIGYDKAAQIAKTAHKKGTTLKAMAVELGYVTEDQFDQWVRPSDMLGPK